In Allorhodopirellula heiligendammensis, the following are encoded in one genomic region:
- a CDS encoding PVC-type heme-binding CxxCH protein: protein MHFQPGVRLLKPLLTIVCLLFATSGGWSAFAADPFKFQENDVVAIYGNGLADRMQHDPWVETVLQNNLKGLDVSFRNMSFSGDMVNKKPRSQGFTNDIEYLQHVAPDVVFLFYGYNESYAGPNKADAYQAELVKLVENYRKVRKDEGVDLRFVLFSPIAFENTGDRNLPEGTEQNESLAAYTEATRRAAAETNSTFVDLFSPTLRLFQSDAERYTINGIHLSANGYLELAEMISQALLGKPAPPVDSVADLYSAVKDKNWYWHNRYRATDGNDVWGSRSVLSFVDGQTNADVLKHELVMLDVMSANRDQVIWAAAEGRKIEPDDSNVPPPVKVISNIGGGSKSSNAMKEGDVDYLSPEESLAKLNVPEGYEVNVFASEVQFPDLANPVQMQVDAKGRLWVSSWNTYPKWEPLKEMNDSLMILEDTDGDGKADTRKIFAHVHNPLGFEFWGGGVIVTSGPDLLFLKDTDGDDVADVRYPLLQGLGTADTHHAANNLIYGPDGGIYWQSGIFLVHNHETPWKQNLNIGSSGMYRFDPRTFAISPHAENRPNPHGTSFDRWGYCYANDGTGGRSYQVRPEGKGFKMFELLTKEFRPVAADAIISSDHLPDDVQQDFLICNTIGFLGVKQYDLDRDGDGAKRKLGEVWGTPVKALIDSEDRNFRPTDAVIGQDGALYVSDWHNAIIGHMQHNIRDPNRDHQHGRIFRLTATGRELQKPVKIHDQPIEVLLDNLKHPVDGVRHRSRVELSARDSQAVIAATVRWMADFDPNDELEAHHLLEALWMHQQHNVQNEELLNKLLNSSVKHAAVAASTVKHFWDNVDTAGASGFTAPAEEHIVTFTTPKHLRNADRKAYKLGATIYQREAHCMTCHMADGQGNANVYPSLVGSPWVLGSEERLIKLALHGMWGKMTVNGKTYDPARGVPPMTAFRSILNDRDLAAVLTFVRNTWDNEASPIKPATVKKVRAETVDRSTFWKPEELLAEHPLEAALAQADAGTEVDSFSNEELEKELLSVPPAKLVEVALAKGNAKRGKELFYQSAAACFACHDPPAGAVRMGPDLATVKTVLTNEELAEAILHPSKAIDKDFAQVNVLTVDGEILTGIRVSENADEIVLRNLAQTEPVKISKDDVEDLVESKVSLMPENLARLLKNRDEFNDLMKYIIEVRKR from the coding sequence ATGCATTTCCAGCCCGGCGTGAGGTTGTTGAAACCTCTCCTCACGATTGTTTGCTTACTCTTCGCGACATCGGGAGGTTGGTCGGCATTCGCAGCGGATCCGTTCAAATTCCAAGAAAATGACGTGGTGGCCATTTACGGCAACGGTTTGGCTGACCGGATGCAGCACGATCCGTGGGTCGAGACAGTACTACAAAACAATTTGAAAGGCCTGGACGTCAGCTTTCGAAACATGAGTTTCTCGGGTGACATGGTCAACAAAAAGCCACGTAGCCAAGGGTTCACTAACGACATCGAGTATCTGCAGCATGTGGCACCTGATGTTGTATTTCTTTTCTACGGTTACAACGAATCCTATGCAGGACCAAACAAGGCCGACGCCTATCAGGCTGAATTGGTCAAGTTAGTCGAGAACTATCGAAAAGTGCGTAAGGACGAGGGCGTCGACCTCCGTTTCGTGCTGTTCAGTCCGATCGCATTTGAAAACACGGGAGACCGCAATCTCCCCGAGGGCACGGAACAAAACGAGAGTTTGGCCGCTTACACCGAGGCCACTCGTCGCGCTGCTGCCGAAACGAACTCGACATTTGTGGACCTCTTTTCGCCAACCCTGCGGTTATTCCAGTCCGATGCCGAACGGTACACAATCAATGGCATTCACCTTTCAGCCAATGGTTACCTTGAACTCGCGGAGATGATCTCACAAGCGCTGCTTGGAAAGCCTGCGCCACCGGTCGACTCGGTTGCCGACCTGTACTCAGCGGTCAAGGACAAGAACTGGTACTGGCACAATCGCTATCGCGCGACCGATGGTAACGACGTTTGGGGCAGTCGTTCGGTGCTCAGCTTTGTCGACGGTCAAACCAATGCAGACGTGCTTAAGCACGAGTTGGTGATGCTTGACGTGATGTCCGCCAACCGTGACCAAGTGATTTGGGCTGCCGCCGAGGGTCGAAAGATTGAGCCCGATGACAGCAATGTTCCCCCACCGGTCAAAGTGATCTCGAATATTGGTGGCGGCAGCAAGAGCTCCAATGCAATGAAGGAAGGAGATGTTGATTATCTCAGTCCCGAGGAGAGCCTCGCCAAACTCAATGTCCCTGAAGGCTATGAGGTCAATGTCTTCGCTTCGGAAGTTCAATTCCCTGATCTGGCGAACCCGGTGCAGATGCAGGTTGATGCTAAAGGCCGGTTGTGGGTATCGAGCTGGAACACGTACCCGAAGTGGGAACCGTTGAAGGAAATGAACGATAGCCTGATGATCTTGGAGGACACCGACGGCGACGGCAAGGCTGACACCCGCAAGATCTTTGCTCACGTTCACAATCCTCTCGGATTTGAATTCTGGGGCGGTGGCGTGATTGTCACATCGGGGCCCGATTTGCTCTTCCTCAAAGACACCGATGGCGATGACGTCGCTGACGTGCGGTACCCCCTGTTGCAAGGGCTCGGAACCGCCGATACGCACCATGCGGCCAATAATTTGATCTATGGCCCCGACGGTGGGATTTATTGGCAGAGTGGTATTTTCCTAGTTCATAACCATGAAACGCCGTGGAAACAGAACCTGAATATCGGATCGTCGGGAATGTACCGTTTCGATCCACGGACCTTTGCGATCTCACCACACGCTGAAAACCGGCCCAATCCACACGGGACCAGCTTCGACCGTTGGGGCTACTGCTACGCTAACGATGGTACGGGCGGCCGCTCGTACCAAGTGCGCCCCGAGGGGAAGGGATTCAAAATGTTTGAATTGCTGACCAAGGAATTCCGGCCCGTCGCGGCGGACGCCATCATTTCCTCGGATCACCTCCCCGACGATGTGCAACAGGATTTCTTGATCTGCAATACGATCGGATTTCTGGGTGTCAAACAGTACGATCTCGATCGCGATGGCGACGGTGCGAAGCGAAAGCTCGGCGAGGTCTGGGGCACACCGGTCAAAGCGTTGATCGATAGCGAAGATCGGAATTTCCGACCGACCGACGCGGTCATCGGGCAAGATGGTGCGCTGTATGTGTCGGATTGGCACAACGCGATCATTGGCCACATGCAGCACAATATCCGTGACCCTAACCGAGACCACCAACACGGACGCATTTTTCGCCTAACAGCGACAGGGCGAGAATTGCAGAAGCCCGTCAAGATTCACGATCAGCCCATCGAAGTGTTGCTCGACAACCTCAAACATCCGGTTGATGGTGTGCGTCACCGCAGTCGCGTCGAGCTGAGTGCCCGTGATTCGCAGGCAGTGATCGCGGCAACCGTCAGGTGGATGGCGGACTTCGATCCCAACGATGAACTCGAGGCGCACCACCTGCTCGAAGCACTCTGGATGCACCAACAACATAACGTCCAGAACGAGGAACTGCTCAACAAGCTGTTGAACTCAAGCGTGAAGCATGCCGCCGTTGCTGCCAGCACGGTAAAACATTTTTGGGATAACGTTGACACCGCTGGCGCGAGTGGATTCACGGCACCCGCCGAGGAGCACATCGTCACATTTACGACTCCCAAGCATCTCCGCAATGCTGATCGGAAAGCGTACAAGCTCGGCGCGACAATCTATCAGCGAGAAGCCCATTGCATGACCTGCCACATGGCGGATGGCCAGGGCAACGCCAACGTGTACCCATCTCTGGTGGGTAGCCCTTGGGTACTCGGCAGCGAAGAGCGTCTCATCAAACTCGCCCTGCACGGCATGTGGGGCAAAATGACGGTCAACGGCAAAACTTATGATCCCGCTCGGGGCGTGCCGCCGATGACTGCCTTCCGTTCGATACTCAACGACAGAGATCTCGCTGCGGTGCTGACGTTTGTCCGCAATACGTGGGATAACGAGGCCTCGCCTATCAAGCCAGCTACGGTTAAAAAAGTTCGCGCCGAAACGGTCGACCGATCGACCTTTTGGAAGCCGGAGGAACTACTGGCCGAACACCCGCTCGAAGCTGCTCTCGCTCAGGCTGACGCTGGAACCGAGGTCGACAGTTTTTCCAACGAGGAATTGGAAAAGGAACTGCTCAGCGTTCCGCCTGCCAAGCTGGTGGAAGTCGCGCTTGCTAAAGGGAATGCCAAGCGAGGCAAAGAGTTGTTCTATCAATCGGCGGCGGCCTGCTTTGCCTGTCACGATCCACCAGCAGGTGCCGTTCGCATGGGTCCTGACCTGGCCACAGTCAAAACCGTGTTGACCAATGAAGAACTGGCAGAGGCGATATTGCATCCCTCCAAGGCCATCGATAAGGACTTCGCGCAGGTCAACGTCCTCACCGTTGACGGCGAGATCCTCACTGGCATTCGGGTTTCTGAAAACGCCGATGAGATCGTGCTACGAAATCTGGCTCAGACCGAACCGGTGAAGATCAGCAAGGATGATGTCGAAGATTTGGTCGAATCGAAGGTTTCACTGATGCCTGAGAATCTTGCACGGCTCTTGAAAAACCGTGACGAATTCAACGATCTGATGAAATACATCATCGAGGTCCGAAAACGTTAG
- a CDS encoding SHD1 domain-containing protein, whose protein sequence is MNIALVRPSVFIMVFLSLYAATIGYSQEAVREWTDSTGRFKITGSLLEVTDGNAMIKNSDGKTLRIPIARLSKQDQAFLNGGDNPFEMVGDAPAIDSSAPSSTGVNAAVWATPQAVNWDDANQFTSMAGVQWQVPDSDGELGWEPQRAALTKKSTFHEHVQPLAINVQSKRAVVGNTVSFAVPKPLTRLSLVDLVSGKSVHSDSVEGHMRPLALLDNGSSVLMVGCSDDRGGYEKKSELQLWRFDGKKIVRSASWTPYAQDKDRGRADAEVLDAEVVNSSRVLTMSDKGHLVLWDLSNRKPIWHARLSERNFAMKLSVDRKLLAVFDEKTLMVLNPETAEILGSTALAPNTPTGWCRVAWSPSGKRILLTSIADVRVMDTKTGQWAFEFTLPGGPVATKALSFPDEKFALLDSRLLVDLESKIQVCEYRGASQIETLGGTSFIAVQSDAGGVLVPAKFPHPAALKMLAKAQEDPSLFLLHPGVAVSIDVSGVSNQYQATVRQGLEKSVATSGYTLNDSSPIQIMASISGPKQEAVGYIAAGSYIVNKYTSAVKLQWNGKSLWSTSGSNVPGVLMTKRGQTMQEALDKAGKAPNTSMFAGLHFPEFMQKPSENQAAGNRSQALMSSPFTLQGLVDSQ, encoded by the coding sequence ATGAATATTGCATTGGTTCGCCCGTCTGTTTTCATCATGGTTTTCCTGTCGCTGTATGCCGCGACGATCGGCTATTCGCAGGAGGCGGTGAGAGAATGGACCGACTCCACCGGCCGCTTCAAAATCACCGGATCGCTGTTGGAGGTCACCGACGGCAATGCCATGATCAAGAACAGTGACGGCAAGACACTCCGCATTCCTATCGCCAGACTCAGCAAACAAGATCAAGCTTTCCTAAACGGTGGCGACAACCCCTTTGAGATGGTGGGCGACGCGCCGGCGATCGACAGTTCAGCCCCGTCGAGTACCGGCGTGAACGCTGCTGTGTGGGCGACTCCTCAAGCGGTTAACTGGGACGATGCGAATCAATTCACGTCCATGGCGGGCGTGCAGTGGCAGGTCCCTGATTCCGACGGTGAGCTGGGGTGGGAACCCCAACGGGCTGCGCTGACGAAGAAGTCCACTTTCCATGAGCACGTGCAGCCGCTTGCGATCAACGTCCAGTCCAAACGCGCCGTGGTAGGCAATACAGTCTCTTTTGCTGTTCCCAAACCGCTGACCCGATTGTCGCTCGTCGACCTTGTGTCAGGAAAATCCGTCCACAGCGATTCCGTCGAGGGACACATGCGACCACTGGCGTTACTCGACAACGGCAGTTCCGTCTTAATGGTTGGCTGTAGCGATGATCGAGGAGGCTACGAGAAAAAGAGTGAGTTACAGCTTTGGCGCTTTGATGGTAAGAAGATCGTTCGCTCGGCAAGCTGGACGCCTTACGCCCAAGACAAAGATCGCGGGCGTGCGGACGCGGAGGTGCTCGATGCCGAAGTGGTCAATAGCAGTCGAGTGCTGACGATGAGCGACAAAGGGCACCTGGTCTTGTGGGATCTGTCAAATCGCAAACCGATCTGGCACGCTCGTTTGAGTGAACGCAACTTCGCGATGAAACTGTCCGTTGATCGTAAACTGCTAGCGGTGTTTGACGAAAAAACTCTCATGGTTCTGAATCCAGAGACCGCGGAAATTCTGGGCAGCACCGCGTTGGCCCCTAACACTCCAACGGGCTGGTGCCGGGTCGCCTGGAGTCCCAGTGGCAAGCGGATTCTATTGACTTCGATTGCCGACGTGCGGGTGATGGATACTAAAACCGGGCAGTGGGCATTCGAGTTCACGCTGCCTGGCGGCCCCGTCGCAACGAAGGCACTGAGTTTTCCGGACGAGAAGTTTGCGCTGCTGGACAGTCGCTTGCTGGTCGATTTAGAGAGCAAGATTCAGGTCTGCGAATATCGCGGTGCATCCCAAATTGAAACCCTTGGCGGAACCTCGTTCATCGCGGTCCAATCCGATGCGGGAGGGGTTTTGGTACCAGCGAAGTTCCCGCACCCCGCGGCGTTAAAGATGCTCGCGAAGGCGCAGGAAGACCCGTCGCTGTTCCTTCTTCATCCGGGCGTTGCGGTTTCCATTGATGTTTCCGGAGTCAGCAACCAGTACCAAGCGACCGTTCGGCAGGGCCTCGAAAAATCCGTGGCCACCTCCGGCTACACGCTGAATGATTCGTCGCCGATTCAGATCATGGCCTCGATCAGCGGTCCCAAGCAAGAGGCGGTGGGTTACATCGCCGCCGGATCCTACATTGTCAACAAATACACCTCGGCGGTGAAACTGCAATGGAACGGCAAGTCTCTTTGGTCGACGAGCGGCTCGAACGTCCCTGGAGTCTTGATGACGAAACGCGGTCAAACGATGCAAGAAGCCCTCGATAAGGCGGGCAAGGCTCCCAACACTTCGATGTTCGCCGGACTCCATTTCCCCGAGTTCATGCAAAAGCCGAGTGAGAATCAAGCGGCCGGAAACCGCTCCCAAGCACTGATGTCGTCTCCGTTCACGCTTCAGGGTCTCGTCGATTCCCAGTGA
- a CDS encoding serine/threonine protein kinase, with protein sequence MIATHLSDNELADFVSGRLPADRFEHLMQHLDDCERCQQRASTSVTDDSLAGVLAAGANESHDPLLTEDDCQAALFHAAGATGMRIDRVLPPIETLGPYRLIRPLGRGGMGAVYLAEHGRLRKRVAIKLLPRQHGFDATWIGRFEREMQAIASLSHSGIVTATDAGDVDGWHYLVMEYLDGLDLAAIIGRIGPIAPGVAAALMRDVCDALTSVHHADLIHRDIKPSNIMLTRDGSVKLLDLGLVLDQRESIADLRLTTVGHVIGTLAFAAPEQLSDGSTVDASADMYAVGVTLFQLVTGRTPHSTERGIAPLVIEKTSKPAVSLRSLAPQAPAELDKLVGELLERDPANRPSRAEDVARRLDAMATDGKLKSVVSKAMRVPGPDSFPDSFPSAAVGQSVLHPPKPPHRRGWKWLAAAGIPFGIVALATVIVIQMGDQTVRIETDDPDIKIAVQDSKAAPTGGSATQVAEESPLELLATPPQKIYKGKSLQEWCELMLVERDVPTLGDAMMAVGSLADVEDMTAIQSILIAARRFGGWTASSDPSKPSQLFMSILVERAAPQFMPRPGLDAIANELAEGNENSRAAAIWLLVNLDGSVPPQLPIWAVEPGNRELAERLHKNLTDLLGSGELENKMSREHAKRLSLELAIALDTPLEDEPGLREDLQEIIREADSSITAAERLKQRWSTGVDPVTTPVMTPLQFDAATRLGIEIPTTLAADMVTSLNPEFREKRNKIYAAKLEAEPQESSDALLFYLLWGDATNPYGGGFGGGMGGGISQGVQAKIGGNQEFWIDVLPIVTKHTTRPDMMQFLMYQVLPSSNDTNGMGGMGHDSSYQPSAPLTEQIEASIKRSNERMEAESIPASIPAASPSVSEGGMF encoded by the coding sequence ATGATTGCCACTCATTTATCGGACAATGAACTCGCCGATTTCGTATCCGGGCGTCTACCGGCGGACCGTTTTGAGCATCTGATGCAGCATCTCGACGACTGTGAGCGGTGCCAACAACGGGCGTCGACGTCGGTGACCGACGATTCCTTGGCGGGCGTCTTGGCGGCCGGTGCCAACGAATCGCATGATCCGCTGTTGACCGAAGACGACTGCCAAGCGGCACTCTTTCACGCCGCTGGAGCGACTGGGATGCGGATCGATCGCGTGCTGCCGCCCATCGAAACGCTCGGGCCATACCGATTGATTCGGCCCTTGGGTCGGGGCGGCATGGGGGCGGTTTACTTGGCCGAACACGGTCGATTGCGCAAGCGGGTCGCGATCAAACTGTTGCCCCGCCAGCATGGATTCGACGCCACTTGGATTGGACGTTTTGAGCGTGAGATGCAAGCCATCGCCAGCCTCTCGCACTCCGGCATCGTCACCGCGACCGATGCCGGAGACGTCGACGGCTGGCACTACTTGGTGATGGAATACTTGGACGGATTGGACTTGGCCGCGATCATCGGCCGAATCGGACCGATCGCTCCAGGAGTTGCCGCCGCATTGATGCGGGATGTTTGCGATGCGCTGACGAGTGTTCATCACGCCGACCTGATTCACCGCGACATCAAACCCTCGAACATCATGCTGACGCGAGACGGATCGGTCAAATTATTGGATCTTGGATTGGTCTTGGATCAACGTGAGTCGATTGCTGATTTGCGGCTGACAACCGTCGGGCATGTGATCGGCACATTGGCATTCGCAGCCCCGGAACAATTGTCGGACGGTTCCACGGTCGACGCGAGTGCCGACATGTATGCGGTCGGGGTGACGTTGTTCCAATTGGTAACCGGCCGCACGCCGCATTCGACCGAGCGCGGCATCGCACCGCTGGTGATCGAAAAAACATCCAAGCCCGCCGTGTCGTTGCGATCGTTGGCCCCGCAGGCTCCTGCCGAACTGGACAAATTGGTTGGCGAACTTCTCGAGCGTGATCCAGCCAACCGTCCCTCGCGCGCCGAAGACGTCGCGCGGCGATTGGATGCGATGGCAACCGATGGGAAACTCAAATCCGTGGTGAGCAAAGCGATGCGAGTGCCCGGCCCCGATTCATTCCCTGATTCATTCCCTAGTGCCGCGGTGGGGCAATCTGTTCTCCATCCTCCAAAGCCGCCGCATCGCCGGGGATGGAAATGGTTGGCCGCCGCTGGCATTCCATTTGGAATCGTGGCACTGGCGACGGTGATCGTCATCCAAATGGGCGATCAAACGGTGCGTATCGAAACGGACGATCCGGATATCAAGATTGCGGTCCAAGACAGCAAAGCGGCACCGACCGGGGGCTCCGCAACTCAAGTTGCGGAGGAATCCCCACTCGAACTGCTCGCCACACCACCACAGAAAATCTACAAAGGCAAGTCGCTCCAAGAGTGGTGCGAGTTGATGTTGGTCGAACGCGATGTCCCGACGCTGGGAGACGCGATGATGGCTGTTGGCAGTTTGGCAGATGTCGAGGACATGACCGCCATTCAATCGATTTTGATCGCGGCCCGTCGGTTTGGCGGTTGGACGGCAAGCAGCGACCCAAGTAAACCGTCACAACTGTTCATGTCAATTTTGGTCGAACGTGCTGCACCACAATTCATGCCGCGACCAGGACTCGATGCGATCGCTAATGAGTTGGCCGAAGGGAACGAAAACAGTCGTGCGGCGGCGATTTGGTTGTTGGTTAACCTCGATGGTTCAGTACCACCGCAATTGCCAATTTGGGCCGTTGAGCCGGGCAACCGAGAGCTGGCGGAACGATTACATAAGAACTTGACTGATTTACTGGGCAGCGGCGAGCTGGAAAATAAGATGAGTCGAGAGCATGCCAAGCGACTGTCGTTGGAGCTGGCGATTGCCTTGGATACGCCGTTGGAAGACGAGCCGGGACTGCGTGAGGACCTGCAGGAGATCATCCGTGAAGCGGATTCGTCGATCACGGCTGCCGAACGATTGAAACAACGTTGGTCGACAGGTGTGGACCCCGTCACGACGCCAGTGATGACACCTCTGCAATTCGACGCCGCGACGCGACTGGGAATTGAGATACCGACAACTCTGGCCGCCGATATGGTCACGTCGCTGAATCCAGAATTTCGCGAAAAGCGGAACAAAATTTACGCCGCGAAGTTGGAGGCGGAGCCGCAAGAATCGTCCGATGCATTGTTGTTTTATTTGTTGTGGGGCGATGCGACGAATCCTTACGGCGGTGGTTTCGGCGGCGGCATGGGCGGGGGAATATCACAGGGAGTTCAAGCGAAAATCGGCGGTAATCAAGAATTTTGGATCGACGTGTTACCGATCGTGACCAAGCACACAACACGACCCGATATGATGCAATTCCTGATGTATCAAGTACTGCCATCATCAAACGATACTAATGGAATGGGTGGCATGGGCCACGACAGCTCCTACCAACCCTCCGCCCCGCTAACCGAGCAAATCGAGGCCAGCATCAAACGATCGAACGAGAGAATGGAGGCCGAGTCCATCCCGGCATCCATACCCGCCGCATCGCCAAGCGTCTCCGAGGGTGGCATGTTCTGA
- a CDS encoding sigma-70 family RNA polymerase sigma factor, with product MIEPSTAPSLLDAARTGQPEAWQRFVHLYGPLIYRWVRRSGMQSSDAADVTQDVLMSVSKDLAAFDPARPDAKFRGWLWTITRRRIADAVRARPDERHAGSQLAELPIVDPPTDAVTDRQTLLVRAVAIYRDRFNPNTWQAFWATVVEGREPDEVAATLGMNRWSVYKARARILHRLRTELAGMLDEE from the coding sequence ATGATCGAACCCTCGACGGCACCCTCGTTATTGGACGCTGCACGCACTGGACAACCGGAAGCTTGGCAGCGATTTGTGCATTTATACGGCCCCTTGATCTATCGTTGGGTGCGTCGCTCAGGGATGCAGAGCAGTGACGCCGCCGACGTGACCCAGGACGTTTTGATGTCGGTATCGAAGGATCTGGCGGCGTTTGACCCTGCTCGGCCGGACGCCAAATTTCGTGGTTGGTTATGGACCATCACGCGGCGGCGAATCGCTGACGCAGTGCGGGCTCGTCCGGACGAACGACACGCCGGTTCGCAGCTCGCGGAGCTGCCCATCGTCGATCCGCCCACCGATGCGGTGACGGATCGGCAAACGCTCTTGGTTCGTGCCGTGGCTATCTATCGAGATCGTTTCAACCCCAACACGTGGCAAGCTTTCTGGGCCACTGTCGTCGAGGGGCGCGAGCCTGACGAAGTGGCAGCGACGTTGGGGATGAATCGATGGAGTGTGTACAAGGCGCGCGCCAGAATTCTGCATCGCTTGCGGACCGAATTGGCGGGGATGTTGGACGAGGAGTAG
- the tnpA gene encoding IS200/IS605 family transposase, with the protein MSTFHSINLHITFATKHRTPWIKREWIGRLHEYLGGIVRQLDAKPLKIGGVEDHVHLLIGMKPIHPLSDFMRELKRSSSKWVHETILHAPFQWQEGYAAFSVSPPSCSVVARYIANQREHHRKRSFREELISMLDEAGVQYDPQYLE; encoded by the coding sequence ATGTCCACATTCCACAGCATCAATCTCCATATTACGTTTGCGACCAAGCATCGCACGCCTTGGATCAAACGCGAGTGGATCGGACGACTGCACGAATACCTTGGCGGCATCGTACGACAACTTGATGCGAAGCCGTTGAAAATCGGTGGAGTGGAGGACCATGTCCACCTGCTGATCGGTATGAAACCAATTCATCCACTGTCTGACTTCATGCGTGAGCTGAAAAGATCCTCCAGCAAATGGGTTCACGAGACAATCCTCCATGCGCCCTTTCAATGGCAAGAAGGATATGCTGCATTTTCAGTCAGCCCACCGAGTTGCTCGGTCGTAGCACGCTATATTGCCAACCAACGCGAACACCATCGGAAACGATCGTTTCGCGAAGAGTTAATCTCGATGCTCGACGAGGCTGGTGTTCAGTACGACCCCCAATATTTGGAGTGA